From the genome of Streptomyces sp. NBC_01260, one region includes:
- a CDS encoding protein kinase domain-containing protein produces MDLQTVAGRFRITGAVGRGNMGQVHRALDLQAAENAADRDVALKTILRSRTGLAVDTAQDGHLVERFRREVDIMRRLSPRHPNLTRLIAGGVDTAVAQGGSGLPYLAMELLDGHPLTELIDEEPQLPVSWAAALAAQIAGGLASAHSAGIVHRDLKPANLMLTRDGTVKILDFGMGRMVDDADQTRLTSTGVAVGTARYMAPEQFRAELVTASADLYALGCVLYELLIGKPPFNAKVAFDLSEQHQNLRPPSLTVVRPDLPDELVLLVNRLLEKDAANRPSSATQVREVLVPLALAPDDSAALLAPEWTAMDPVSRLRMEFPAPSAPVPVPVPRRAPRVPDAMDVFGIHRELIDEYERFTKGATVVRDGRISGFIEDDLADKSQWPDPWLSLNPFFDDGGNVQDLVRDDVLHQKCAEIFQAGKKEDSRRPSGRPLTFHRHQREAIDAAQAGDSYVLTTGTGSGKSLAYIVPIVNQVLKERETEGPGAPGRVRAIIVYPMNALANSQLKELQKYLRHGFGAGREPVTFARYTGQESDEQRRELRKNPPDILLTNYVMLELMLTRPDDRASLIRMAEGLQFLVFDELHTYRGRQGADVALLIRRVREACRAADTLQCIGTSATMSTEGTWPDQQREVAKVAGRLFGTTVLPRRVIGETLVRATDEAPDRVPAERLRAAAAPLSYQALTKDPLARWLESRFGLEREPGTGRLRRCPPGTIEQAADDLAAESGVAPEAVGEAIRATLEAGSQAKHPVTERPLFAFRLHQFLSKGDTVYTTLQDPLTRPLTRTYQLEQPDSNGKPLFPLAFCRECGQEYVTVWRTDENGTFRYEPRRDTSGSGGREGEGYLYIGTPGEDYEWPADPQQAIQDRRLPESWLEPDGHGVNAVKKTYRPRVPKRVVVDAFGHESGEGLVAAFIPAPFLFCLHCQISYEQTRGRDFAKLATLDQEGRSSATSVVSASIVKSLRSVPEDVLSKEARKLLTFVDNRQDASLQAGHFNDFAQVTQLRSALHQAALLAGEEGLRHDDLTQAVTEVMNLRPREYTGNASMAPGLERRATKVFRDVVGYRLYRDLERGWRITMPNLEQSGLLRIDYEDLDWLADQQDRWQATHLALRDAEPALRSEVARALLDHMRRALAIDVQYFRDDFDALQRASEERLVDPWVLSEGDKPQVGTAYPYASKPGMERSALFLSARGKYGKYLKRTAAAFRDLSLDDVQTVIDDLLKVLREADLVHEVQAGPEQSGPVYRRRQAEQRTGFRVSAASLIWKAGTGESGAHDPLTRTYHSGEGPRVNPFFRRLYQDAASELAGLYAREHTAQVSPEDREKREEEFRSAELPLLYCSPTMELGVDISSLNAVMMRNVPPTPANYAQRSGRAGRSGQPALVTTYCATGNSHDQYYFRRSRDMVAGQVAPPRLDLANEDLVRSHLQGIWLAETGMKLGRAVPDVVDVAYDPDGEERPDPDMPLPLLSDIRDRSLDEDARRRAVAAARTALGPLIPDFADTTWWYDEWIEDQVAKAPEAFDAAFDRWRQLFRAAVLDQYEQNRRVVDHTLSQGEQGRARSRRREAETQTALLLNRSSDSKSVMSDFNPYRYLASEGFLPGYSFPRLPLAAYIPRSGNRRNADGDYLQRPRFLAIREFGPGALIYHEGARYQVTRVQLPPDASGDLATAEAKRCDHCGYHYEGSAGADVCDMCKEPLSGRRTNLLHLHTVFTTPRERISSDEEERRRAGFRLETSYAFQDHGLRKGRLTSHVTDAEAAPVLNLDYGDSATVRITNLGRVRDKQGDPDGYWLDLSDGRWLNDKAAAEAIEGTGMPVVDEDGNEKRRKKRVVPYVEDRRNILVVTLDEPQPEPVALSFMYALERGIEAAFELEDAELTAELLPPDDGPRRRVLFTEAAEGGAGVLRRIQHDKRALAKAARTALEICHFDPADGAGGADLGGPSSNEKCARGCYECLLTYGNQGVHRHLSRHAARPLLLRLARATTIKEDRGESRTEQFQRLAAETPGKVSAVSPLEADLAALVETGDLLGWLKAKGYRLPDESGTLVPEAAAKPDFVFRLAGANVAVFVDSPSRGEDPSRDGDAVERLEDAGWEVLHFAPGTDWDTITDANSGYFHTR; encoded by the coding sequence GTGGACCTGCAGACGGTGGCCGGGCGGTTCCGGATCACAGGGGCCGTCGGCCGCGGGAACATGGGGCAGGTCCACCGAGCCCTCGATCTGCAAGCGGCGGAGAACGCGGCAGACCGCGACGTCGCCCTGAAGACGATCCTGCGCAGCCGGACGGGTCTGGCAGTCGATACCGCCCAGGACGGACACCTGGTCGAGCGATTCCGCCGCGAGGTGGACATCATGCGCCGCCTCTCTCCGCGCCACCCGAATCTCACCCGCCTCATCGCCGGCGGTGTCGACACCGCCGTCGCGCAGGGCGGCAGCGGCTTGCCCTACCTGGCCATGGAGCTTCTCGACGGCCATCCCCTGACCGAGCTGATCGATGAGGAGCCGCAGCTCCCCGTCTCCTGGGCCGCGGCCCTGGCCGCGCAGATCGCCGGTGGGCTGGCCTCGGCCCACAGCGCGGGCATCGTCCACCGCGACCTCAAGCCCGCGAACCTCATGCTCACCCGCGACGGCACCGTCAAGATCCTCGACTTCGGCATGGGCCGGATGGTCGACGACGCCGACCAGACCCGCCTCACCAGCACCGGCGTCGCCGTGGGAACCGCCCGCTACATGGCCCCCGAACAGTTCCGTGCCGAGCTGGTCACCGCCTCTGCCGACCTGTACGCGCTCGGTTGTGTCCTGTACGAACTGCTCATCGGTAAGCCGCCGTTCAACGCCAAGGTCGCCTTCGACCTCTCCGAGCAACACCAGAACCTGCGGCCCCCCTCCCTCACCGTGGTCCGCCCCGACCTGCCCGACGAACTCGTCCTGCTGGTCAACCGGCTCCTGGAGAAGGACGCGGCGAACCGTCCGTCCAGCGCCACCCAGGTCCGCGAGGTCCTCGTCCCGCTCGCCCTCGCTCCGGACGACAGCGCGGCCTTGCTCGCCCCCGAGTGGACGGCGATGGACCCGGTGTCGAGGCTGCGCATGGAGTTCCCCGCACCATCCGCCCCGGTGCCCGTGCCGGTGCCGCGCCGCGCGCCCCGCGTTCCGGACGCCATGGACGTCTTCGGTATCCACCGTGAACTGATCGACGAGTACGAGCGCTTCACCAAGGGCGCCACCGTCGTGCGCGACGGCCGGATCAGCGGATTCATCGAGGATGATCTGGCGGACAAGTCACAGTGGCCCGACCCCTGGCTGTCCCTCAACCCGTTCTTCGACGACGGCGGCAACGTCCAGGACCTGGTACGCGACGATGTCCTGCACCAGAAGTGCGCCGAGATCTTCCAGGCCGGCAAGAAGGAGGACTCCCGCCGTCCCAGTGGCCGGCCGCTCACCTTCCACCGGCACCAGCGTGAGGCGATCGATGCCGCACAGGCCGGCGACTCGTACGTGCTCACCACCGGCACGGGCTCCGGCAAGTCGCTCGCCTACATCGTCCCGATCGTCAACCAGGTCCTCAAGGAACGGGAGACCGAGGGCCCCGGCGCGCCCGGCCGGGTGCGGGCCATCATCGTCTACCCGATGAACGCGCTGGCCAACTCGCAGCTCAAGGAGTTGCAGAAGTACCTGCGGCACGGCTTCGGCGCCGGCCGCGAGCCCGTCACGTTCGCCCGCTACACGGGCCAGGAGAGCGACGAGCAGCGGCGCGAGCTGCGCAAGAACCCGCCGGACATCCTGCTCACCAACTACGTGATGCTGGAACTCATGCTCACCCGGCCCGACGACCGGGCAAGCCTGATCCGGATGGCCGAGGGTCTGCAGTTCCTGGTCTTCGACGAGCTGCACACCTACCGCGGCCGCCAGGGGGCGGACGTCGCCCTGCTGATCCGCCGGGTCCGCGAGGCGTGCCGCGCGGCGGACACCCTTCAGTGCATCGGTACGTCCGCGACGATGTCGACCGAGGGCACCTGGCCGGACCAGCAGCGCGAGGTCGCGAAGGTCGCAGGCCGGCTCTTCGGCACCACTGTGCTGCCCCGGCGCGTCATCGGCGAGACGCTGGTGCGCGCCACGGATGAGGCCCCGGACCGGGTTCCGGCCGAGCGGCTGCGCGCGGCCGCCGCACCCTTGTCGTATCAGGCACTCACCAAGGACCCGCTGGCGCGGTGGCTTGAGTCGCGGTTCGGCCTGGAGCGCGAGCCCGGGACGGGCCGTCTGCGGCGCTGCCCGCCCGGCACGATCGAGCAGGCGGCGGATGACCTCGCCGCCGAGTCCGGCGTTGCACCGGAAGCCGTCGGCGAGGCGATCCGCGCCACGCTGGAAGCCGGGTCGCAGGCCAAACACCCGGTGACCGAGCGGCCGTTGTTCGCATTCCGGCTGCACCAGTTCCTCTCCAAGGGCGACACGGTCTACACGACGCTCCAGGATCCGCTGACCCGCCCGCTGACCCGCACCTACCAGCTGGAGCAGCCCGACAGCAACGGCAAGCCGCTCTTCCCGCTGGCGTTCTGCCGTGAGTGCGGCCAGGAGTACGTCACCGTGTGGCGCACCGACGAGAACGGGACGTTCCGTTACGAGCCGCGCCGTGACACCTCCGGGTCCGGCGGCCGCGAGGGCGAGGGCTACCTGTACATCGGCACGCCCGGCGAGGACTACGAGTGGCCGGCCGATCCTCAGCAGGCCATCCAGGACCGACGGCTGCCGGAGTCCTGGTTGGAGCCGGACGGCCACGGTGTGAACGCCGTCAAGAAGACCTACCGGCCACGCGTGCCCAAGCGTGTCGTCGTCGACGCGTTCGGGCACGAGTCCGGTGAGGGTCTGGTGGCCGCATTCATCCCGGCTCCGTTCCTGTTCTGCCTGCACTGTCAGATCTCCTACGAGCAGACGCGCGGCCGGGACTTCGCCAAGCTGGCCACACTCGACCAGGAAGGGCGTTCGTCGGCGACGTCCGTCGTGTCGGCGTCGATCGTAAAGTCGCTGCGCTCGGTCCCCGAGGACGTGCTGTCCAAGGAGGCCCGCAAGCTCCTCACGTTCGTGGACAACCGGCAGGACGCCTCCTTGCAGGCCGGGCACTTCAACGACTTCGCCCAGGTGACACAGTTGCGCAGCGCCCTGCACCAGGCTGCGCTGCTGGCCGGTGAGGAAGGGCTGCGCCATGACGACCTCACCCAGGCCGTCACCGAGGTCATGAATCTCAGGCCCCGCGAGTACACCGGCAACGCGAGCATGGCCCCCGGTCTGGAACGTCGCGCCACCAAGGTGTTCCGGGACGTCGTCGGCTACCGCCTCTACCGCGACCTCGAACGCGGCTGGCGCATCACGATGCCGAACCTGGAGCAGTCCGGCCTGCTGCGCATCGACTACGAGGACCTCGACTGGCTGGCGGACCAGCAGGACCGCTGGCAGGCCACACACCTCGCACTGCGCGACGCCGAGCCTGCGCTGCGCTCGGAGGTGGCGCGCGCTCTCCTGGACCACATGCGCCGTGCGCTCGCCATCGATGTGCAGTACTTCCGCGACGACTTCGACGCCCTGCAGCGTGCCAGCGAGGAACGGCTCGTCGATCCCTGGGTGCTTTCCGAGGGCGACAAGCCGCAGGTCGGCACCGCCTATCCCTATGCCTCCAAGCCCGGCATGGAGCGCTCCGCGCTGTTCCTGTCCGCCCGCGGCAAGTACGGCAAGTACCTCAAGCGCACAGCGGCCGCGTTCCGGGACCTGAGCCTGGACGACGTCCAGACGGTCATCGACGATCTGCTGAAGGTCCTGCGGGAGGCTGATCTGGTGCACGAGGTGCAGGCGGGGCCGGAGCAGTCCGGCCCGGTGTACCGCCGCCGTCAGGCGGAGCAGCGCACCGGTTTCCGGGTCTCGGCCGCTTCCCTGATCTGGAAGGCGGGGACGGGCGAGAGCGGAGCGCACGACCCGCTGACCCGGACGTACCACAGCGGTGAGGGCCCGCGCGTGAACCCGTTCTTCCGCCGCCTCTATCAGGACGCCGCCTCGGAGCTGGCCGGTCTGTACGCCCGTGAGCACACCGCACAGGTGTCGCCCGAAGACCGTGAAAAGCGCGAGGAGGAGTTCCGTTCCGCCGAACTGCCCTTGCTGTACTGCTCGCCGACGATGGAACTGGGTGTGGACATCTCCTCGCTCAACGCCGTCATGATGCGCAACGTGCCGCCCACTCCGGCCAATTACGCCCAGCGCTCCGGACGCGCCGGCCGGTCGGGACAGCCCGCTCTCGTCACCACGTACTGCGCCACGGGCAACAGCCACGACCAGTACTACTTCCGCCGTTCCCGGGACATGGTGGCCGGGCAGGTCGCCCCGCCCCGTCTGGACCTCGCCAACGAGGACCTGGTCCGCTCGCATCTGCAGGGCATCTGGCTCGCCGAGACGGGCATGAAGCTGGGCCGTGCCGTCCCCGACGTCGTCGACGTCGCGTACGACCCGGACGGCGAGGAGCGCCCTGACCCGGACATGCCGCTGCCGCTGCTGTCCGACATCCGTGACCGGTCGCTGGACGAGGACGCGCGGCGTCGTGCGGTCGCCGCCGCGCGCACCGCCCTGGGGCCGCTGATCCCGGACTTCGCCGACACCACCTGGTGGTACGACGAGTGGATCGAGGACCAGGTCGCCAAGGCTCCCGAGGCGTTCGACGCGGCGTTCGACCGGTGGCGGCAGTTGTTCCGCGCCGCCGTCCTGGACCAGTACGAGCAGAACCGGCGGGTCGTCGACCACACCCTCAGCCAGGGCGAGCAGGGGCGCGCCCGGTCCCGCAGGCGCGAGGCGGAGACCCAGACCGCGCTGCTACTGAACCGTTCGTCGGACTCCAAGTCGGTGATGAGCGACTTCAACCCGTACCGCTACCTGGCTTCCGAGGGTTTCCTGCCCGGCTACAGCTTCCCGCGTCTGCCGCTGGCCGCGTACATCCCGCGCTCCGGCAACCGACGCAACGCGGACGGCGACTATCTGCAGCGTCCCCGCTTCCTCGCCATCCGCGAGTTCGGCCCCGGCGCGCTGATCTATCACGAGGGCGCCCGCTACCAGGTCACCCGCGTACAGCTGCCCCCGGACGCCTCGGGCGACCTGGCGACGGCCGAGGCCAAGCGCTGCGACCACTGCGGTTACCACTACGAGGGGTCCGCGGGTGCCGACGTCTGCGACATGTGCAAGGAGCCTCTGAGCGGCCGGCGCACCAACCTGCTGCATTTGCACACGGTGTTCACCACACCGCGGGAACGCATCTCCTCGGATGAGGAGGAGCGGCGCAGGGCCGGCTTCCGCCTGGAGACCTCGTACGCCTTCCAGGACCACGGCTTGCGGAAGGGCCGCCTCACCTCGCACGTCACCGATGCGGAGGCCGCACCGGTCCTCAACCTGGACTACGGCGACTCGGCGACCGTCCGCATCACCAACCTGGGCCGGGTCCGCGACAAGCAGGGCGATCCGGACGGCTACTGGCTCGACCTGAGCGACGGCCGCTGGCTCAACGACAAGGCCGCCGCCGAGGCCATCGAGGGCACCGGCATGCCGGTCGTCGACGAGGACGGCAACGAGAAGCGCCGCAAGAAGCGTGTCGTGCCGTACGTGGAGGACCGGCGCAACATCCTCGTGGTCACGCTCGACGAGCCGCAGCCGGAACCGGTCGCCCTGTCGTTCATGTACGCCCTGGAGCGCGGCATCGAGGCCGCCTTCGAGCTGGAGGACGCCGAGCTGACGGCCGAGCTCCTGCCGCCGGACGACGGCCCGCGCCGCCGTGTCCTGTTCACGGAGGCCGCAGAGGGCGGTGCCGGCGTGCTGCGCCGCATCCAGCACGACAAGCGGGCACTCGCCAAGGCCGCCCGCACCGCCCTGGAGATCTGTCACTTCGACCCGGCCGACGGCGCAGGGGGCGCAGACCTCGGAGGCCCGAGCAGCAACGAGAAGTGTGCCCGGGGCTGCTACGAGTGCCTCCTTACCTACGGCAACCAGGGCGTCCACCGGCACCTCAGCCGCCATGCGGCGCGCCCGTTGCTGCTGCGCTTGGCGCGCGCGACGACGATCAAGGAGGACCGGGGCGAGTCGCGCACCGAGCAGTTCCAGCGGCTCGCAGCGGAGACTCCGGGCAAGGTCTCCGCCGTCAGCCCGCTGGAAGCCGACCTGGCCGCGCTCGTCGAGACCGGTGACCTCCTCGGCTGGCTCAAGGCAAAGGGATACCGGCTGCCGGACGAGTCGGGCACGCTCGTCCCGGAGGCCGCCGCCAAGCCGGACTTCGTCTTCCGCCTGGCCGGTGCGAACGTGGCGGTGTTCGTCGACAGCCCTTCCCGCGGCGAGGACCCGTCCCGGGACGGCGACGCCGTAGAACGTCTCGAGGACGCCGGCTGGGAAGTGCTGCACTTCGCTCCCGGGACGGACTGGGACACCATCACGGACGCCAACTCCGGCTACTTCCATACCCGTTGA
- a CDS encoding DEAD/DEAH box helicase — protein MSLTYSAGSLVAARGREWVVLPESAPDMLVLRPLGGSDDDIAAVFPTLEEVRPAEFAAPDADDLGDQRAAGLLRTALRVGFRSGAGPFRSLASIAVEPRAYQLVPLLMALRQNTVRLLISDDVGIGKTVEAGLIATELLAQGEASRMTVLCAPALAEQWQGELREKFGIDAELVLASTVSRLERGLELGQSLFDRHPYTIISTDFIKSTRHREDFVRHCPDLVIVDEAHTCVSADDVHAGGKSGTNQLRYELLQRIAADQDRHLLLLTATPHSGKESAFRNLVGLVRPDLATVDLENPAGRARLAEHFVARKRADVRQYLTKEDGLADDSLAERTPFPSSRCPEDKPYKLTPEYRALLDDAIAYAADRVQTAGSQGKREARIAWWSVIALLRSMVSSPKAAAQTLKTRSTAAVARSAEEADILGAPLNHDAADTDALEGLDVAPGASESENAGARLLDLSERAAALAGQQGDAKLKALIKHLKSLLADGYNPIVFCRYIPTAEYLAEELSGAEGKPGKLGRKVHVAAVTGTLSPQQRLERIEQLGAEGADDPATRRVLIATDCLSEGVNLQHHFDAVIHYDLAWNPTRHDQREGRVDRYGQKRDQVRVITMFGEDNGIDGKVLEVLFKKHRQIQKDLGISVSVPDETASGVTDAVVEWLLLHGRQGSQEALFEVSGVQQTLDRVERDWNSAAEREKTSRSKYAQRSIHPEDVAREVASVRAALGGADEVRDFALAALHSLNGLVRDPRDGSGDFTAQVGGTPAGLRDALAATLGNRVVEEDREIPFRTSPAIARGEAALVRTDPAVGALASYVLNSALDGEAEGPRPARRCGVVTTDAVTVRTTLLLVRYRFHLTLPSRTGEKQLVAEDARLLAFEGMPHRARWLDDDTAAELLAARASANTNPQAARNQITRTLDGLGELTAHLEEYGEHLAAELDASHRRVRKANRSNQEIVRGLKVVPQKPADILGAYVYLPANPAAAGVNPAGAVA, from the coding sequence ATGAGCCTCACGTACTCCGCCGGTTCCCTGGTGGCCGCCCGCGGCCGCGAATGGGTGGTGCTGCCCGAGAGCGCGCCCGACATGCTGGTGCTGCGCCCGCTGGGCGGCAGCGACGACGACATCGCTGCCGTCTTCCCCACCTTGGAGGAGGTGCGCCCGGCAGAGTTCGCCGCCCCGGACGCCGACGACCTCGGCGACCAGCGGGCTGCCGGCCTGCTGCGCACCGCCCTGCGGGTGGGATTCCGTTCGGGCGCAGGCCCCTTCCGTTCGCTGGCCTCGATCGCCGTCGAGCCGCGCGCCTACCAGCTCGTCCCGCTGCTCATGGCGCTGCGTCAGAACACGGTCCGGCTGCTGATCTCGGACGACGTCGGCATCGGCAAGACCGTCGAGGCCGGACTCATCGCGACGGAACTGCTCGCGCAGGGCGAGGCGAGCCGGATGACGGTCCTGTGCGCACCCGCGCTGGCGGAGCAGTGGCAGGGTGAGCTGCGCGAGAAGTTCGGCATCGACGCCGAGCTCGTCCTCGCCTCGACGGTGTCCCGTCTGGAGCGCGGTCTGGAGCTCGGCCAGTCGCTCTTCGACAGGCATCCGTACACGATCATCTCGACGGACTTCATCAAGTCCACCCGCCACCGTGAGGACTTCGTACGCCACTGCCCGGATCTGGTGATCGTCGACGAGGCCCACACATGTGTCTCGGCCGACGACGTCCACGCGGGCGGCAAGTCCGGCACGAACCAGCTCCGTTACGAGCTGCTACAGCGCATCGCCGCCGATCAGGACCGGCATCTGCTGCTGCTGACGGCGACCCCGCACTCAGGCAAGGAGTCCGCGTTCCGCAACCTGGTCGGCCTGGTCCGGCCCGATCTGGCAACCGTCGATCTGGAGAACCCGGCCGGCCGCGCCCGGCTTGCCGAGCACTTCGTCGCCCGTAAGCGCGCCGACGTACGCCAGTACCTCACCAAGGAGGACGGGCTGGCCGACGACTCGCTCGCCGAGCGCACCCCGTTCCCGTCCAGCCGCTGCCCCGAGGACAAGCCGTACAAGCTCACGCCCGAGTACCGCGCCCTGCTCGACGACGCCATCGCCTATGCCGCCGACCGCGTGCAGACGGCAGGCAGCCAGGGCAAGCGTGAGGCGCGGATCGCCTGGTGGTCGGTGATCGCCCTGCTCCGCTCGATGGTGTCCTCGCCGAAGGCGGCTGCCCAGACGCTGAAGACCCGCTCCACGGCGGCCGTCGCGCGCAGCGCGGAGGAGGCCGACATCCTGGGTGCCCCGCTCAACCACGATGCCGCCGACACCGACGCACTGGAGGGCCTGGACGTCGCCCCGGGTGCGAGCGAGAGCGAGAACGCCGGTGCCCGCCTGCTCGATCTGTCCGAGAGGGCCGCCGCCCTGGCCGGCCAGCAGGGCGATGCGAAGCTCAAAGCGCTGATCAAGCACCTGAAGTCGCTGCTCGCCGACGGCTACAACCCCATCGTCTTCTGCCGTTACATCCCGACCGCCGAATACCTCGCCGAGGAGCTGAGCGGCGCGGAGGGCAAGCCGGGCAAGCTCGGCAGGAAGGTGCACGTCGCGGCAGTGACCGGCACCCTCTCACCGCAGCAGCGCTTGGAGCGGATCGAGCAGCTCGGCGCCGAGGGCGCGGACGACCCGGCTACCCGCCGCGTCCTGATCGCCACGGACTGCCTGTCCGAAGGGGTCAACCTCCAGCACCACTTCGATGCCGTCATCCACTACGACCTGGCCTGGAACCCCACCCGGCACGACCAGCGCGAGGGCCGCGTCGACCGTTACGGGCAGAAGCGCGACCAGGTCCGCGTCATCACGATGTTCGGTGAGGACAACGGCATCGACGGCAAGGTCCTCGAAGTCCTGTTCAAGAAGCACCGTCAAATCCAGAAGGACCTCGGCATCTCCGTCTCCGTCCCCGACGAGACCGCGTCCGGCGTCACCGACGCAGTGGTCGAGTGGCTCCTGCTGCACGGACGCCAGGGCAGCCAGGAGGCCCTGTTCGAGGTCTCGGGGGTCCAGCAGACCCTGGACCGCGTCGAGCGCGACTGGAACTCGGCCGCGGAACGCGAGAAGACGTCTCGCTCCAAGTACGCACAGCGCTCCATCCACCCCGAGGACGTCGCCCGCGAGGTGGCGTCGGTACGCGCCGCGCTCGGGGGCGCCGACGAGGTCCGCGACTTCGCCCTCGCCGCCCTGCACAGCCTGAACGGCCTCGTACGGGACCCGCGCGACGGCTCCGGCGACTTCACCGCCCAGGTCGGCGGCACCCCGGCCGGCCTGCGCGACGCGCTGGCTGCCACGCTCGGCAACCGCGTCGTCGAGGAGGACCGCGAGATCCCGTTCCGTACGTCCCCGGCGATCGCCCGCGGCGAAGCGGCCCTGGTGCGCACCGACCCGGCGGTCGGCGCACTCGCCTCGTATGTCCTGAACTCCGCCCTCGACGGCGAGGCCGAGGGGCCCCGCCCGGCCCGCCGCTGCGGAGTCGTCACCACGGACGCGGTCACCGTCCGCACCACGCTCCTCCTGGTCCGCTACCGCTTCCACCTCACCCTTCCGTCCCGTACGGGCGAGAAGCAGCTGGTCGCCGAGGACGCCCGGCTGCTCGCCTTCGAGGGGATGCCGCACCGCGCCCGCTGGCTCGACGACGACACGGCGGCCGAACTCCTCGCGGCCCGCGCCTCGGCCAACACGAACCCGCAGGCGGCCCGCAACCAGATCACCCGCACCCTGGACGGCCTGGGCGAGCTGACCGCGCACCTGGAGGAGTACGGGGAGCACCTGGCCGCCGAACTGGATGCCTCGCACCGCCGGGTCCGCAAGGCGAATCGGTCCAACCAGGAGATCGTCCGCGGCTTGAAGGTCGTCCCGCAGAAGCCCGCCGACATCCTCGGCGCCTATGTCTACCTGCCCGCGAACCCGGCCGCCGCCGGTGTGAACCCCGCTGGAGCTGTCGCCTGA